One window of the Roseovarius sp. THAF9 genome contains the following:
- a CDS encoding methyltransferase domain-containing protein — MTRTLTDRRALQRNRQRASRDPALFLHETAIDEVQDRLSFVKKSFTDTSIVTGLPDAWKAAFPDAQIIEDAETLALEPESRDLILHAMSLHWADDPVGQLIQSRRALRPDGLFIAVFFGGQTLHQLRAVLAQAESDLRGGLSPRVVPMGDIRDLGALLQRAGFALPVADTLPLDVSYENLIALMHDLRAMGEANALDARPRTFTRRDVLLRAAELYVETFGTPDGRIPATFELITLTGWAPSEDQPRPLRPGSATTRLADALGTYETKLKD, encoded by the coding sequence CCAACGGGCCAGCCGCGACCCCGCGCTGTTCCTGCACGAGACCGCGATTGACGAGGTGCAGGATCGGCTGAGTTTCGTTAAAAAATCCTTTACGGATACAAGCATTGTCACCGGGCTACCCGACGCTTGGAAGGCCGCGTTTCCCGACGCGCAGATCATCGAAGACGCCGAAACCCTCGCGTTAGAGCCTGAATCACGCGACCTGATTTTGCACGCCATGTCCTTGCACTGGGCCGACGACCCGGTTGGCCAGCTGATCCAATCCCGCCGCGCCCTGCGCCCCGATGGCCTGTTCATCGCGGTGTTCTTCGGCGGCCAGACCCTGCACCAGCTGCGTGCCGTCCTCGCCCAGGCCGAATCCGACCTGCGCGGCGGCCTCTCGCCCCGGGTCGTCCCGATGGGCGATATCCGCGACCTCGGCGCGCTTCTGCAACGCGCCGGTTTCGCGCTGCCAGTCGCAGATACCCTCCCGCTCGATGTCAGCTACGAAAACCTCATCGCCCTGATGCACGACCTGCGCGCCATGGGCGAGGCCAACGCGCTCGATGCGCGGCCTCGCACTTTCACGCGACGCGACGTCCTATTGCGCGCTGCGGAGCTCTACGTCGAAACCTTCGGCACCCCCGACGGCCGCATCCCCGCAACGTTCGAGCTCATCACCCTCACCGGCTGGGCCCCGTCCGAGGATCAGCCCCGGCCCCTGCGCCCCGGAAGCGCGACAACACGTCTCGCCGACGCGCTCGGCACGTACGAGACCAAGCTCAAAGATTGA